The following coding sequences lie in one Spinacia oleracea cultivar Varoflay chromosome 1, BTI_SOV_V1, whole genome shotgun sequence genomic window:
- the LOC130465516 gene encoding uncharacterized protein codes for MERAGRSYSHIARGYQSDGASNLGLDQSSEDIESDDDTPSELEVDDGRCPVILLSKDEKKRLRAPWRNSLIIKLFDKRLSYAVLMRRLKLMWSLKGEIALTDVGCAYYVVRFTSREDYNFVMTQGPWMIGESYLTIRKWIPNFVPDEEPIKFLTAWIRIPNLFVEYFDRGFLYRIGEKIGRVVRIDKNTESMDRGQYVRFCIEVDLSKPLLSKFRLNGRVWRIQYEGLRQICFKCGHLGHKDAECPKFEASLTTTDVGVGGELVERPREAEKKAQKPEEHDSYGAWMLVQRAPRRTNTRTRSIQGRNTDQRESGSKAATSKVQQQPNQLTRPQAVGKEPLKDLNLEGSRFAVLGEECREPEKELNLVAQEEVKRSSDNRERNQPIEIPSRQKSQPEEVDLQGENSSLEGNIIKERQNC; via the coding sequence ATGGAACGAGCAGGAAGGTCATATAGCCATATAGCGAGGGGATATCAATCAGATGGAGCAAGTAACCTAGGCTTGGACCAATCGAGTGAGGATATTGAATCAGATGATGATACCCCCTCCGAATTAGAGGTGGATGATGGTAGATGCCCAGTGATTCTTCTATCCAAGGATGAAAAGAAGAGACTGCGAGCACCATGGAGGAATTCCTTGATTATAAAGTTGTTCGACAAGCGACTAAGCTACGCAGTGCTTATGCGACGATTGAAACTAATGTGGAGTCTCAAGGGGGAGATAGCCCTAACTGACGTAGGGTGCGCATACTACGTAGTTCGCTTCACATCAAGGGAAGATTATAACTTTGTAATGACTCAAGGTCCATGGATGATAGGAGAGAGCTACCTTACGATAAGGAAATGGATCCCGAATTTCGTACCGGACGAAGAACCAATTAAGTTCTTGACGGCGTGGATTCGTATCCCTAACCTATTTGTGGAATACTTTGATCGAGGTTTCCTATATCGAATAGGCGAGAAAATTGGACGAGTGGTTAGGATTGATAAAAATACGGAATCAATGGATAGGGGTCAATATGTGAGATTCTGCATTGAAGTAGACTTGTCAAAGCCACTCCTTTCGAAATTTCGTCTAAATGGTAGGGTGTGGCGAATTCAGTATGAGGGACTTAGGCAAATATGCTTCAAGTGCGGGCACCTGGGCCATAAAGATGCGGAATGCCCTAAATTTGAAGCAAGCCTAACGACAACGGATGTGGGGGTAGGAGGGGAACTGGTAGAAAGACCAAGAGAAGCCGAAAAGAAAGCACAGAAACCGGAAGAACATGACTCCTATGGTGCTTGGATGTTGGTCCAAAGAGCTCCACGACGTACCAATACTCGGACTAGATCAATTCAAGGGAGAAACACGGATCAAAGAGAGTCAGGTTCGAAGGCGGCGACGTCGAAGGTCCAACAACAGCCAAACCAATTGACTAGACCCCAGGCAGTAGGGAAGGAACCACTGAAGGATTTAAATTTGGAAGGATCGAGGTTTGCGGTGTTGGGTGAAGAGTGTAGGGAACCAGAAAAGGAACTGAATCTTGTGGCACAAGAGGAGGTGAAGAGATCGAGCGATAATAGGGAAAGAAATCAACCTATAGAGATCCCAAGCAGACAAAAATCCCAACCGGAGGAAGTGGACCTACAGGGTGAGAATAGTTCTTTGGAAGGAAACATAATTAAGGAAAGGcaaaattgttag